A region of Hydrogenimonas cancrithermarum DNA encodes the following proteins:
- a CDS encoding phosphoglycolate phosphatase, with protein MRKKELIIFDLDGTLIDSAPDLADAVNRTLETLGHAPFDETTIRGWVGNGARTLVKRALSGSTAIDEKLDDALFEEALEIFLGRYAQNLCRRTRLYPGVRETLERLHTRGHRLAIATNKPHVFVSPILETLALETFFDAILGGDSLPKKKPDPMPLLHLCGLLDVPPAHTLMVGDSKNDILAAKAAGIEVVGVTYGYNYGEDIALHAPDAVAERFEEILGYLEKGGNDGA; from the coding sequence ATGAGAAAAAAAGAACTGATCATCTTCGACCTCGACGGCACGCTGATCGACAGCGCGCCCGACCTGGCCGACGCGGTGAACCGTACGCTCGAAACGCTCGGCCACGCACCCTTCGACGAAACGACGATCCGCGGCTGGGTCGGCAACGGTGCCCGGACGCTCGTCAAGCGGGCCCTCAGCGGCTCCACCGCGATCGACGAAAAGCTCGACGACGCCCTGTTCGAGGAAGCGCTGGAGATTTTCCTGGGCCGCTACGCCCAAAATCTCTGCCGCCGCACCCGCCTCTACCCCGGTGTGCGAGAAACGCTGGAAAGACTCCATACGCGCGGCCATCGACTGGCCATCGCCACCAACAAACCCCACGTCTTCGTTTCACCGATTCTGGAAACGCTGGCGCTGGAAACGTTTTTCGATGCGATCCTGGGAGGCGACTCCCTGCCGAAAAAGAAGCCCGACCCGATGCCGCTGCTGCATCTGTGCGGGCTTCTTGACGTACCGCCTGCGCACACCCTGATGGTGGGCGACTCCAAAAACGACATCCTCGCCGCCAAAGCGGCGGGCATCGAGGTCGTGGGAGTGACCTACGGCTACAACTACGGCGAAGATATCGCCCTGCACGCCCCCGACGCCGTCGCGGAGCGGTTCGAAGAGATCCTCGGCTACCTCGAAAAAGGGGGAAACGATGGCGCATGA
- a CDS encoding coiled-coil domain-containing protein: protein MKKELKRTKKAIEELLKVLGDTEESLDDINQAIVKTHEKVTKLEEEVMQLVTKMQRLERKIHKKLNKIAKVKRLILKADTDRKLKMYEKDYDRLVEELQTLEKKYKRFHEKYETLVLKEEKAVEKEMALEEEAARISEERYHAIAAVQESMGRLSGKLNRY, encoded by the coding sequence ATGAAAAAAGAGCTCAAACGGACCAAAAAGGCTATCGAAGAACTGTTGAAGGTGCTGGGAGATACCGAAGAGAGTCTCGACGACATCAACCAGGCGATCGTCAAAACCCATGAAAAGGTGACGAAACTGGAAGAGGAGGTGATGCAGCTGGTCACAAAAATGCAGCGCCTCGAACGCAAGATCCACAAGAAGCTCAACAAAATCGCCAAAGTGAAGCGGCTCATTCTCAAAGCCGATACCGACCGGAAGCTCAAGATGTACGAGAAAGATTACGATCGGCTCGTCGAAGAGCTCCAGACGCTGGAGAAGAAGTATAAGAGATTCCATGAAAAGTACGAAACGCTGGTGCTCAAAGAGGAGAAGGCGGTGGAGAAGGAGATGGCCCTCGAAGAGGAAGCGGCCCGCATTTCCGAAGAGCGGTACCATGCCATCGCGGCGGTTCAGGAGTCGATGGGCCGTCTTTCCGGCAAACTCAACCGCTACTAA
- a CDS encoding DMT family transporter, producing the protein MRETVHRLNTIDRGILFMLASALISAMNGAVAKVLGDGMSAMEIVFFRNMIGVLIILATLRHTPAALPGGRLHLLLMRGFFGFSAMILFFYTITTIPLGEAITLNKTSPLFVAILAFFLMKERLNTYAILALVVGFSGVLFITKPAGFSMSYDHFLGLLGGFFAACAYATIKRIRDIYDARVIVLSFVGLGTVLPLLLFLVAPFVDAPETLAFLFPEFTLPASNTTWALIAFMAIISTLSQWLLTKAYSLGRAGIVGVVSYTNIPFAIGFGWMLGDPFPDIWVWLGIGLIVSAGVLLKKS; encoded by the coding sequence ATGAGAGAGACAGTCCACAGACTCAATACAATCGACAGGGGCATCCTCTTTATGCTCGCGAGCGCCCTCATATCCGCCATGAACGGTGCCGTAGCCAAAGTTCTTGGAGATGGGATGAGCGCCATGGAGATCGTCTTTTTCCGCAATATGATCGGCGTGCTCATCATCCTAGCTACGCTTCGTCATACACCGGCTGCTCTGCCCGGAGGCAGGCTCCATCTGCTCCTGATGCGCGGGTTCTTCGGTTTCAGTGCGATGATCCTCTTTTTCTATACGATCACCACGATTCCGCTTGGTGAAGCGATCACGCTCAACAAAACCTCCCCACTCTTCGTCGCGATCCTCGCCTTTTTTCTAATGAAAGAGCGGCTGAACACCTACGCCATCCTCGCACTCGTCGTCGGCTTTTCGGGTGTGCTCTTCATTACGAAACCGGCCGGTTTTTCGATGAGCTACGACCATTTTCTTGGGCTTCTCGGCGGCTTTTTCGCTGCCTGTGCCTACGCCACGATCAAGCGCATCCGCGACATTTACGACGCCCGCGTCATCGTCCTTTCATTCGTCGGACTCGGTACCGTGTTGCCGCTGCTGCTCTTTCTTGTTGCCCCATTCGTCGACGCCCCCGAGACACTGGCATTTCTCTTTCCGGAGTTTACCCTGCCCGCATCGAACACGACCTGGGCGCTCATCGCCTTTATGGCAATCATCTCCACCCTCTCGCAGTGGCTACTCACCAAAGCATACAGTCTCGGCCGCGCCGGCATCGTCGGTGTCGTCAGCTACACCAACATCCCATTCGCCATCGGCTTCGGCTGGATGCTTGGCGATCCATTTCCCGACATATGGGTCTGGCTCGGCATCGGGCTGATCGTCTCGGCGGGGGTGCTGCTGAAAAAGAGTTGA
- a CDS encoding bifunctional diguanylate cyclase/phosphodiesterase, which produces MKYLFKKNLWTLFNTLAIIGFFLLLLIGYAQYRNSLEKFRTELVYLSKAAQSTTLHYLMQQEMLLDLLGSEITRSGRTVRREHLQALFDRLMKINPAIAGFAISDPDGNVYIVSSNNDPEKIPNLKQQPESRQTFLEALDSQYMVPGRVYYLNAIDTWILPLRKAIRTQDGKVLAVISIGLKLDDAITIWKEQVKSNTILSIVLDKSWYRIYQSDKPASRYPRFYNRPLDTERIDKIEEALFRENGMHLEDLRKSDRCALITFPSFLHEKELISWYYLPRYRLWIHYHLPFRHVVSELLPAWRNILILYFIVLAIVFYLFRTIDTIEKKRTRELLHQALHDRLTDLPNRIFLQRAIRNWIYPDAPPFAICFIDLDNFKNINDRMGHHYGDLILVEVAKRLKSTLSKNTLLIRHGGDEFILLLPECRQESLAKIAGEIIESVSKPMQIGKTVFTLGVSIGISCYPDNGEELFELLSAADIAMYTAKKRKNSFAFFSTEFKALRDRNSIIEQELRSALEKEEFYVVYQPQIDRNGDLHGVEALIRWESKKLGNVPPDRFVQIAEESGLMPKIGHFVLKKSLEEIGNLQKQCDINFFVSINVSIRQFHENDFTGKLLEEIQETGFDPSRIVIEITESLFIEELEQIVRLLQEIKTKGVRIALDDFGTGYSSLSLLKKLPIDELKIDKSFIDTLLTEKESEAMVNAIITLGKNLGFDIVAEGVEERRQYTWLVEKGCDLYQGYLFAKPMRIDKLMKFIEKSTSTTSNLL; this is translated from the coding sequence TTGAAATATCTGTTCAAAAAAAATCTATGGACACTTTTCAATACGCTCGCGATTATCGGATTTTTTCTTTTGTTGCTCATCGGATATGCCCAATACAGGAACAGTCTCGAAAAATTTCGTACGGAGTTGGTATATCTCAGCAAAGCTGCACAGAGTACGACACTTCACTATCTCATGCAGCAGGAGATGCTGCTCGACCTGCTGGGGTCCGAGATTACAAGAAGCGGACGGACTGTTCGAAGAGAACACCTTCAAGCACTTTTCGACCGTCTCATGAAAATCAATCCTGCAATTGCAGGATTTGCCATCAGTGATCCCGATGGAAACGTCTATATCGTCAGCAGCAACAACGATCCTGAAAAAATTCCCAATCTCAAACAGCAGCCCGAAAGCAGACAAACATTCTTGGAGGCACTTGACAGTCAATATATGGTTCCCGGAAGAGTCTATTACCTCAACGCGATAGACACTTGGATTTTACCTTTGAGAAAGGCCATCCGCACGCAAGATGGAAAAGTACTCGCCGTCATCTCTATCGGGCTGAAACTCGACGACGCCATTACAATCTGGAAAGAACAGGTCAAATCCAACACCATACTCAGTATCGTTCTCGACAAAAGCTGGTACCGTATCTATCAAAGCGACAAACCGGCATCGCGATACCCTCGGTTTTATAATCGTCCTCTCGATACCGAGCGAATCGATAAAATAGAAGAAGCTCTTTTCAGAGAAAACGGCATGCATCTGGAAGATCTGCGAAAATCGGACCGATGTGCTCTCATCACATTTCCTTCGTTTTTGCATGAAAAAGAGCTTATTTCATGGTACTATCTTCCCCGCTATCGGCTCTGGATCCACTACCATCTTCCATTCCGTCACGTGGTCAGCGAACTGCTCCCCGCCTGGCGCAATATTCTCATACTCTATTTTATTGTTTTGGCTATCGTCTTCTATCTTTTCAGAACAATCGATACCATCGAAAAAAAACGCACAAGAGAGCTTCTGCATCAGGCGCTTCACGACAGACTGACAGATCTGCCCAACCGTATCTTCCTACAGCGTGCCATACGCAACTGGATCTATCCCGATGCGCCACCTTTCGCCATCTGCTTTATCGATCTCGACAATTTCAAAAACATCAATGACAGGATGGGCCATCACTACGGTGACCTCATCCTGGTCGAGGTGGCAAAACGGTTGAAATCGACACTCTCGAAAAATACGCTGCTCATCCGCCATGGAGGGGATGAATTCATTTTGCTCCTCCCGGAATGTCGGCAGGAATCCCTCGCGAAAATAGCCGGCGAAATCATCGAGTCGGTTTCAAAACCGATGCAGATCGGCAAGACGGTTTTCACTCTCGGTGTCAGCATCGGCATCAGTTGCTATCCGGATAATGGAGAAGAGCTTTTCGAACTGCTCAGTGCCGCCGATATCGCAATGTACACGGCAAAAAAGAGAAAAAACAGTTTCGCCTTCTTTAGCACGGAATTCAAAGCACTTCGTGACAGAAACAGCATCATCGAACAAGAGCTCCGAAGCGCTCTCGAAAAAGAGGAATTTTATGTGGTCTACCAACCTCAAATCGATCGAAACGGAGATCTGCACGGCGTGGAAGCACTGATCCGTTGGGAAAGTAAAAAACTTGGAAACGTTCCGCCGGACCGGTTTGTTCAAATCGCGGAAGAGAGCGGCCTGATGCCGAAAATCGGCCATTTCGTTCTGAAAAAATCATTGGAAGAGATCGGAAACCTTCAAAAACAGTGTGATATAAACTTCTTCGTTTCGATCAATGTATCGATTCGTCAATTCCATGAGAACGATTTCACTGGAAAGCTCCTCGAAGAGATTCAAGAAACCGGTTTCGATCCATCCCGCATCGTCATTGAGATCACAGAATCGCTCTTTATCGAGGAGCTGGAACAGATTGTCCGACTGCTTCAGGAGATCAAGACAAAAGGGGTGCGTATTGCACTCGATGATTTCGGTACCGGTTACTCATCCTTGAGTCTGCTCAAAAAACTCCCGATCGATGAACTGAAAATCGATAAAAGTTTTATCGACACGCTTCTTACCGAAAAAGAGTCGGAAGCGATGGTCAACGCGATTATCACACTCGGTAAAAATCTCGGATTCGACATCGTCGCGGAAGGTGTCGAAGAGCGTCGACAATACACCTGGCTCGTTGAAAAAGGGTGCGATCTCTACCAGGGGTACCTTTTCGCAAAACCGATGCGCATAGACAAATTGATGAAATTTATCGAAAAGAGCACTTCCACCACATCCAACCTGCTATAA
- a CDS encoding NifU family protein, with protein MMPFSDEDIYTAVKNHLPSVSEYVKSHGGGIKLMGVKDGKVYIQLTGTCHGCSMSLMTTKMVVEKRLRELIHPNLEVVNVEIGQEGSLPEDLVSDTEGDESEVKKESLVQKIKKIF; from the coding sequence ATGATGCCATTTTCAGATGAAGATATCTATACTGCCGTCAAAAATCATCTGCCATCCGTCAGCGAGTATGTCAAATCCCATGGCGGAGGGATCAAGCTTATGGGTGTCAAAGATGGAAAAGTCTATATTCAGCTTACAGGAACCTGCCACGGCTGTTCGATGAGTCTCATGACAACGAAAATGGTTGTTGAAAAAAGGCTTAGAGAGCTGATTCACCCGAATCTTGAAGTGGTGAATGTGGAGATAGGACAAGAGGGCTCTCTCCCTGAAGACCTCGTATCCGACACCGAAGGGGATGAGTCCGAAGTGAAAAAAGAGAGTTTGGTCCAAAAGATAAAAAAAATATTTTAA
- a CDS encoding DUF1538 domain-containing protein translates to MVAASVKIFLYDLKNSFKDLVPIIAVVTFFQAAIVQAMPENLFSIVVGLFIVAVGLALFIRGLELGIFPIGENLAIDFAKKGSLFWLLLFAFTIGFSTTVAEPALIAIADKAAAISAGKIDAFFLRMTVAFSVGFAIALGVFRILTGHPIHYYIITGYVLVVGITFFAPKEIIGLAYDSGGVTTSTVTVPLVAALGIGLASSIKGRNPAIDGFGLIAFASLTPMIFVQLYGIIVYAFAPESAETAFAVMEEAVKATVEAKEHFDPWDILWDLVAVVKDVLPILAVIFFFQYAIIKKAVAHLHKIVVGIVLVILGLYAFILGLEMGLFPIGETIAFQLTGMKNDLLIYLFGFLIGFSTTMAEPALLAIAIKAEEVSEGRINQKILRIAVATGVAIGIALGAYRIVTGDPIHYYIIVGYLLVIAMTYYAPRYIIPIAYDSGGVTTSTVTVPLVAALGLGLAENIEGRNPLIDGFGLIAFASLFPMITVMGYGIYAHYLAKKEAS, encoded by the coding sequence ATGGTTGCGGCATCGGTGAAAATTTTTCTGTATGATCTGAAGAATTCGTTCAAAGACCTCGTTCCGATCATCGCCGTCGTTACCTTCTTTCAGGCCGCCATCGTCCAGGCCATGCCTGAAAACCTCTTTTCCATCGTTGTCGGTCTGTTTATCGTCGCCGTCGGATTGGCACTCTTTATCCGGGGCCTTGAACTCGGGATTTTCCCGATCGGTGAAAATCTGGCGATCGACTTCGCCAAAAAAGGGTCGCTTTTCTGGCTGCTGCTCTTCGCGTTCACCATCGGCTTTTCGACGACGGTGGCCGAGCCGGCACTGATCGCCATCGCCGATAAGGCGGCGGCGATCAGTGCCGGCAAGATCGATGCCTTTTTTCTGCGCATGACCGTCGCCTTTTCAGTCGGTTTCGCCATCGCACTCGGAGTCTTTCGCATTCTGACCGGCCATCCGATCCATTACTATATCATTACGGGCTACGTTCTTGTCGTCGGAATCACCTTCTTCGCCCCAAAAGAGATCATCGGTCTGGCTTACGACAGTGGCGGGGTGACCACATCGACGGTGACGGTACCGCTCGTCGCGGCACTCGGTATCGGCCTGGCCTCTTCGATCAAGGGGCGGAATCCTGCCATCGACGGCTTCGGGCTCATCGCCTTCGCTTCGCTCACTCCCATGATCTTCGTACAGCTTTACGGCATCATCGTCTACGCGTTTGCACCTGAAAGTGCGGAAACCGCATTTGCCGTCATGGAAGAAGCGGTAAAAGCGACAGTCGAAGCGAAAGAGCATTTCGACCCGTGGGACATTCTTTGGGACCTGGTCGCCGTGGTCAAAGATGTGCTTCCGATTTTGGCTGTCATCTTCTTCTTTCAGTATGCCATCATCAAGAAAGCGGTAGCTCACCTGCACAAAATCGTCGTCGGTATCGTACTTGTCATCCTCGGTCTTTACGCTTTCATTCTCGGCCTCGAAATGGGACTCTTCCCGATCGGAGAGACGATAGCCTTTCAGCTGACGGGGATGAAGAACGATCTGCTCATCTATCTCTTCGGTTTTCTGATCGGCTTTTCGACGACGATGGCGGAGCCGGCGCTTCTGGCCATCGCCATCAAAGCAGAAGAGGTGAGCGAGGGGCGAATCAACCAAAAAATTCTGAGGATCGCGGTCGCGACCGGAGTCGCGATCGGCATCGCGTTGGGAGCCTACCGTATCGTCACAGGAGATCCCATTCACTACTATATCATCGTCGGATATCTGCTCGTTATCGCGATGACCTACTACGCCCCCCGCTACATCATTCCGATCGCTTATGACAGCGGCGGGGTGACCACATCGACGGTGACTGTACCGCTTGTGGCCGCTCTGGGGCTTGGGCTCGCCGAAAATATCGAAGGGCGTAATCCGTTGATCGACGGCTTCGGGCTCATCGCGTTCGCGTCGCTTTTTCCGATGATTACAGTGATGGGTTACGGTATCTACGCCCATTATCTTGCCAAAAAGGAGGCATCATGA
- a CDS encoding transcriptional regulator, with product MKFVALVAIVPEEREEEAVGLAKNAGAGAVTILRGRNLGLKEKKIFFGLTLEENVSLLLFVLPRRISMRVLKALVNEMDMQNDENSSLAFTVPVGHVAGLNIEVLHKFEDEIKNLL from the coding sequence ATGAAATTTGTTGCGCTGGTGGCCATCGTGCCTGAAGAGAGAGAAGAGGAAGCGGTGGGGCTCGCCAAGAACGCCGGAGCGGGTGCCGTGACGATTCTTCGTGGACGCAACCTCGGCCTCAAGGAGAAGAAGATCTTTTTCGGTTTGACGCTCGAAGAGAATGTATCGCTGCTTCTGTTCGTTCTTCCACGAAGAATTTCGATGCGCGTACTGAAGGCACTCGTGAACGAGATGGATATGCAAAACGACGAAAACAGTTCGTTGGCTTTCACTGTGCCGGTTGGACATGTGGCGGGTTTGAATATCGAAGTGCTTCACAAATTCGAAGACGAAATAAAAAATTTGCTTTAA
- a CDS encoding CBS domain-containing protein, with protein MMLVEEVMTPKERLVIVSPMAPVREALLLMKKHQVKAVIVEKSSEHGAYGLVTFKNILQSIVAEDGDIDLLNVYDIASTPSVSVSRKLDMKYAARMMVKNSIKRLLVIDENEIYGILTMSDIIGVLLNEVED; from the coding sequence ATGATGCTGGTAGAAGAGGTAATGACACCCAAAGAGAGATTGGTGATCGTATCCCCGATGGCGCCTGTACGCGAAGCGTTGCTACTGATGAAAAAACATCAAGTCAAAGCGGTGATCGTGGAGAAGAGTTCTGAACATGGTGCCTACGGGCTGGTGACATTCAAAAACATTTTACAGTCGATCGTAGCGGAGGATGGTGACATCGACCTTCTCAACGTCTACGACATCGCTTCCACACCCTCCGTCTCGGTCTCGAGAAAACTCGATATGAAGTATGCCGCACGGATGATGGTCAAAAACAGTATAAAACGGCTGCTCGTGATCGACGAGAATGAGATCTACGGCATTTTGACAATGAGCGATATCATCGGGGTGCTATTGAATGAAGTGGAAGATTAG
- a CDS encoding TIGR01458 family HAD-type hydrolase has product MAGIKALLLDIDGVLYEGENVVEGALDAVRILSGRFPVRFITNTTRKTHAMVHEKLRSMGFDVESGSIFTALDAAKSYLEQKDATAYLLLYRNVAGEFAEYLGEHPDYVVVADAYIDFTYENLNTAFRHLMDGSKLLAIAKNRYFKDKDGALSLDAGGFVALLEFAAQKEATILGKPSRNFFHLAAASMGVEPSEVLMVGDDIESDVLGAQRAGMKACQVKTGKFRPEDLQRGIEPDCLLDSIADLPGMLLE; this is encoded by the coding sequence GTGGCTGGAATCAAAGCGCTTTTACTGGATATCGACGGGGTTTTGTACGAAGGCGAAAACGTGGTCGAGGGAGCACTGGATGCGGTACGGATTTTGAGCGGGCGCTTTCCCGTCCGATTCATCACAAATACGACACGAAAGACCCATGCGATGGTCCATGAAAAACTGCGAAGCATGGGTTTCGACGTAGAGAGCGGTTCCATTTTTACCGCACTCGATGCCGCCAAGTCGTACCTCGAACAAAAAGATGCGACCGCCTATCTCCTACTCTATCGCAACGTGGCTGGCGAATTTGCAGAGTACCTCGGTGAACACCCCGACTATGTTGTCGTAGCAGATGCCTACATCGACTTCACTTATGAAAATCTCAACACGGCTTTCCGTCATTTGATGGATGGGTCGAAACTGCTCGCCATCGCGAAAAACCGCTATTTCAAAGACAAAGACGGTGCTCTCAGTCTCGACGCCGGCGGGTTCGTGGCGCTGCTCGAGTTCGCGGCACAGAAAGAAGCGACGATTCTGGGAAAACCGAGCCGCAACTTTTTTCATCTTGCCGCCGCATCGATGGGAGTGGAGCCTTCCGAAGTTCTCATGGTTGGCGACGATATCGAAAGCGACGTTCTCGGAGCGCAAAGAGCCGGTATGAAAGCGTGTCAGGTCAAAACGGGAAAATTTCGGCCCGAAGATCTTCAACGAGGTATCGAACCCGATTGTCTTCTCGATTCAATTGCCGATTTGCCGGGGATGCTGCTCGAATGA
- a CDS encoding asparaginase domain-containing protein, with the protein MIRVINTGGTFNKRYDPVNGSLFVPADDEAVEAAAASLRHGCEMKISGTIYKDSLEMDDADRDLLCEIVAKVEEKAIVVVHGTDTMDRSAKALDRWLGRSHDKRVVLTGAMVPFSIDPVEATANLAMAVTAVRFLEPGVYIAMHGLVLPYEKIRKNREVGIFEAVVP; encoded by the coding sequence ATGATTCGAGTTATAAATACGGGCGGGACCTTCAACAAACGCTATGATCCGGTCAACGGTTCGCTTTTCGTTCCTGCGGACGATGAAGCGGTGGAGGCGGCGGCCGCTTCTTTGCGGCACGGGTGTGAAATGAAGATCAGCGGGACGATCTACAAAGACAGTCTCGAGATGGACGACGCCGACCGGGATCTTCTGTGTGAGATCGTGGCGAAAGTAGAGGAGAAGGCGATCGTCGTCGTGCACGGGACCGACACGATGGACCGAAGCGCGAAGGCGCTGGATAGATGGCTTGGCCGCTCACACGACAAACGGGTGGTACTGACGGGGGCGATGGTGCCCTTTTCCATCGATCCCGTGGAGGCGACGGCCAACCTGGCGATGGCGGTGACGGCGGTTCGGTTTCTGGAACCGGGGGTCTACATCGCGATGCATGGCCTGGTGTTGCCATACGAAAAGATCCGGAAGAATCGGGAAGTTGGCATTTTCGAGGCGGTCGTGCCGTGA
- a CDS encoding PD-(D/E)XK nuclease family protein: MKCLVFSTHRQIRDYVAEHDNTILPKLYTIDEFLKRCVVVPERVFVDEATRVLYLYRAIEGVDIGKLGFEKSFLSFVQNSTFIFRFFEELFAERVTLDAIRMADTYADFEDHLRLLEEIYSRYRALLESEGMADRITIGDYRLGERFLEQFERIDLYVEGYLSRFEIGVLEKITTPLRLHFVSTPFNAKLIDRLGIEERLPVDYRFELDWQRRKIANRAPLPRLKRERIDVAAFEERINQAAFVLKQVDRFIEDGAVPDRVAVIVPDEGFAEYLKLFDVAKNFNYAMGTPFVQSGYYRKLADLYDALTDAKASAKAKMAGSVIAEKFAKVDGFDSFLEFLQTVPATPREMEAIDEAMFMFKRFAPLLRHEKPLHLLHSWLQRIEGLQIDDVGGGRVTVMGVLESRGKRFDGVVIVDFNEEVVPKVSEKDLFLNSAIRKHAGMPTRKEKENLQKNYYYRLLQNSERAAICYVKNEEKLPSRFLLELGLEEAETEDVRYRSIIAPQSEPPVRYDAAIRAENLFLSRPKLTPSRLKDYLVCPRRFYYKYLQGIKVEAEEEEPNIGTLIHEALEKGAREKERFDSWQSYHAFVMDALYKRAASPLQRFEISLEWEPKLRAFCEADFEALKGFEQVRLEAWCPVTYGGFELSSRIDRVDLGERVVRLIDYKTTCSIDKTVEDENDFQLLFYRLWAESVYPNRRIETLYWDICGSKVVTVDTAPQKERLEEILTAMKQENRIEYAMTDEVKACRYCDYKTACGRDG; encoded by the coding sequence GTGAAGTGTCTCGTTTTCTCGACCCACCGGCAGATCCGCGACTACGTGGCCGAACACGACAACACCATCTTGCCGAAACTCTACACGATCGACGAGTTCCTGAAGCGCTGCGTCGTCGTGCCCGAGCGTGTGTTCGTGGACGAGGCGACCCGGGTGCTCTATCTCTACCGGGCGATCGAAGGGGTCGATATCGGGAAACTGGGATTTGAAAAGAGTTTTTTGAGTTTCGTGCAAAACAGCACCTTCATCTTCCGTTTTTTCGAGGAGCTCTTTGCGGAGCGGGTGACGCTCGACGCGATCCGTATGGCGGACACCTATGCAGATTTCGAGGACCATTTGAGGCTTCTGGAAGAGATCTACAGCCGCTACAGGGCGCTGCTGGAAAGCGAAGGGATGGCCGACCGGATAACGATCGGCGACTATCGGCTGGGTGAGCGTTTTCTGGAGCAGTTCGAGCGCATCGACCTTTACGTGGAGGGGTACCTGAGCCGTTTCGAGATCGGTGTGCTCGAAAAGATCACGACGCCGCTGCGGCTGCATTTCGTTTCGACCCCCTTCAACGCGAAGCTGATCGACCGGCTGGGGATTGAAGAGCGGCTGCCGGTCGATTACCGGTTCGAGCTCGACTGGCAGAGGCGGAAGATCGCAAACCGTGCACCGCTGCCGAGGCTGAAACGCGAGCGTATCGACGTGGCGGCTTTCGAGGAGCGGATCAACCAGGCGGCGTTCGTGCTCAAACAGGTGGACCGTTTCATCGAGGATGGGGCCGTTCCGGACCGGGTGGCGGTCATCGTCCCGGACGAGGGTTTCGCGGAGTATCTGAAGCTCTTCGATGTGGCGAAAAATTTCAACTACGCGATGGGGACCCCATTCGTGCAGAGCGGCTACTACCGGAAACTGGCCGACCTCTACGATGCGCTGACCGATGCGAAAGCGAGTGCCAAGGCGAAGATGGCCGGCAGTGTAATCGCCGAAAAGTTCGCCAAAGTCGACGGATTCGATAGTTTTCTGGAGTTTTTGCAGACGGTTCCTGCGACGCCCAGGGAGATGGAGGCGATCGACGAGGCGATGTTCATGTTCAAACGGTTCGCGCCGCTGCTGCGGCATGAAAAGCCGCTCCATCTGCTCCACAGCTGGCTGCAGCGCATCGAAGGGTTGCAGATCGACGACGTCGGCGGGGGGCGGGTGACGGTGATGGGGGTGCTCGAGAGCCGCGGCAAACGGTTCGACGGGGTTGTCATCGTCGATTTCAACGAAGAGGTGGTTCCGAAAGTGAGCGAAAAGGATCTCTTTCTCAACTCCGCCATCCGAAAACATGCCGGGATGCCGACGCGAAAAGAGAAAGAGAATCTTCAGAAAAACTACTACTACCGCCTGCTGCAAAACAGCGAGCGCGCGGCGATCTGCTATGTCAAAAACGAAGAGAAGCTGCCGAGCCGCTTTCTGCTGGAGCTTGGGCTCGAAGAGGCCGAAACAGAGGATGTACGCTACCGGAGCATCATCGCACCGCAGAGCGAACCTCCCGTCCGCTACGACGCTGCGATCAGAGCCGAGAACCTCTTTCTTTCAAGGCCGAAGCTGACACCATCGCGCCTCAAAGACTACCTCGTCTGCCCCCGCCGTTTCTACTACAAATATCTTCAGGGTATCAAAGTGGAAGCGGAAGAGGAGGAACCCAACATCGGTACGCTGATCCACGAGGCCCTGGAAAAGGGTGCCAGAGAAAAAGAGAGGTTCGACAGCTGGCAAAGCTACCACGCCTTCGTGATGGACGCACTCTACAAAAGGGCCGCCTCGCCGCTTCAGAGGTTCGAGATTTCACTCGAGTGGGAGCCTAAACTTCGCGCCTTCTGCGAAGCCGATTTCGAAGCGCTCAAAGGGTTCGAGCAGGTTCGCCTCGAAGCGTGGTGTCCCGTCACATATGGTGGATTCGAACTGAGCAGCAGAATCGACCGGGTCGACCTGGGGGAGAGGGTTGTGCGGCTTATCGACTACAAAACGACATGCTCCATCGACAAGACGGTGGAGGACGAGAACGATTTTCAGCTCCTTTTTTACAGGCTCTGGGCCGAGTCTGTCTATCCAAACAGGCGCATCGAGACACTCTACTGGGATATTTGCGGCAGCAAGGTCGTGACGGTCGACACGGCACCGCAAAAAGAGCGGTTGGAAGAGATTTTGACAGCGATGAAGCAGGAGAATCGTATAGAGTACGCGATGACCGATGAGGTGAAGGCATGCCGTTATTGTGACTACAAAACTGCCTGCGGGAGGGATGGATAA